A portion of the Glycine max cultivar Williams 82 chromosome 10, Glycine_max_v4.0, whole genome shotgun sequence genome contains these proteins:
- the LOC100809656 gene encoding glutamate--tRNA ligase, cytoplasmic: MDIKTFAFAPSSPPLPVIAAAKLAGISPSIDTSLSPDSPPAFIFSDGLKLHGAYALLRYIGRVASLPNFYGQNALESSQIDEWLDYAPILSSGPAFENACKYIDEYLEKCTFLVGYSLSIADLAIWAGLAGSGKRWESLRKSKKYPNLARWFNSIVAEHGTVLNEVTSVYAGKKGLGEPTATKSKDQSVNTDKVKKVNGDVSENNKGGSKPSAEIDLPDAEVGKVRLRFAPEPSGYLHIGHSKAALLNKYFAERYKGQVIVRFDDTNPAKESNEFVDNLIKDIDTLGIKYEQITYTSDYFPELMEMAEKLIRQGKAYVDDTPREQMQKERMDGIDSKCRNNSVEENLKLWKEMIAGTERGLQCCVRGKLDMQDPNKSLRDPVYYRCNPMPHHRIGSKYKVYPTYDFACPYVDSIEGITHALRSSEYHDRNAQYYWIQEDMGLRKVLIYEFSRLNMVYTLLSKRKLLWFVQNGKVDGWDDARFPTVQGIVRRGLKIEALIQFIVEQGASKNLNLMEWDKLWTINKKIIDPVCPRHTAVIADRRVLLTLTDGPEKPFVRIIPRHKKYEAAGDKATTYTKRIWLDLADAVSLSAGEEVTLMDWGNAIVKEIEKDQDGNIIGLSGVLHLEGSVKTTKLKLTWLPEIDELVSLTLVEFDYLITKKKLEEGEDFIDVVNPCTKKETLAYGDSNMRNLQRGDLLQLERKGYFRCDLPFIRPSQPIVLYAIPDGRQQTSLK; encoded by the exons ATGGACATCAAAACCTTTGCTTTCGCCCCATCTTCTCCGCCGTTACCGGTAATCGCCGCCGCCAAGCTCGCCGGAATCTCTCCCTCGATTGATACCTCTCTCTCTCCTGACTCACCTCCCGCATTTATCTTCTCCGATGG GCTCAAGTTGCATGGAGCATATGCTCTTCTACGTTATATCGGCCGAGTTGCCAGCCTTCCCAATTTCTATGGGCAAAATGCATTAGAATCTAGCCAG ATTGATGAATGGCTGGACTATGCTCCTATCCTCTCATCTGGCCCTGCTTTTGAGAATGCATgcaaatatatagatgagtACCTGGAGAAGTGTACTTTTTTGGTTGGTTATTCATTGTCAATTGCAGACCTAGCAATCTGGGCAGGTCTTGCAG GTTCTGGAAAGAGATGGGAAAGTCTAAGGAAGTCAAAGAAATATCCAAATCTTGCACGGTGGTTCAATTCAATAGTGGCAGAACATGGTACTGTGTTAAATGAAGTCACATCAGTGTATGCTGGCAAAAAAGGATTGGGAGAACCAACAGCAACCAAGTCAAAAGACCAGTCAGTAAACACTGATAAAGTGAAGAAGGTGAATGGGGATGTATCTGAGAACAACAAAGGAGGAAGCAAACCATCAGCAGAAATAGATCTTCCAGATGCTGAAGTTGGAAAAGTTCGCTTGCGATTTGCCCCTGAACCAAGTGGTTATCTTCATATTGGACACTCAAAAGCAGCTTTGTTGAACAAATATTTTGCTGAGCGATACAAGGGTCAGGTTATTGTGCGTTTTGATGATACCAATCCTGCTAAAGAAAGCAATGAATTTGTGGACAACCTTATTAAAGATATTGATACATTGGGTATCAAATATGAACAAATTACATATACGTCAGATTACTTCCCTGAGTTGATGGAGATGGCTGAAAAATTAATTCGCCAGGGTAAAGCATATGTTGATGACACACCACGTGAACAAATGCAAAAAGAGAGAATGGATGGCATAGATTCTAAATGCAGAAATAATAGTGTAGAGGAGAATCTAAAATTGTGGAAGGAAATGATTGCAGGAACAGAGAGGGGCTTGCAGTGTTGTGTCCGTGGCAAGTTGGATATGCAGGACCCAAACAAATCACTTAGAGATCCTGTTTATTATCGTTGCAATCCAATGCCCCATCATAGAATTGGATCCAAGTATAAAGTGTATCCAACTTATGATTTTGCTTGTCCATATGTTGATTCTATAGAAGGAATCACGCATGCCCTTCGATCTAGTGAATACCATGATCGCAATGCCCAGTATTACTGGATTCAAGAGGACATGGGTCTTAGAAAAGTTCTTATCTACGAATTTAGCCGGTTGAATATGGTCTACACTCTTCTGAGCAAACGAAAGCTTTTGTGGTTTGTACAAAATGGGAAAGTTGATGGATGGGATGATGCACGATTTCCTACAGTGCAAGGAATTGTGCGTAGAGGTTTGAAAATTGAAGCCCTGATACAGTTTATTGTTGAGCAG GGGGCGTCCAAAAATCTCAATCTCATGGAATGGGACAAGCTCTGGACCATTAATAAGAAGATTATTGACCCTGTCTGTCCTAGACACACTGCTGTCATTGCAGACAGACGTGTTTTGTTGACTCTCACTGATGGTCCTGAGAAACCTTTTGTCCGCATCATACCTCGGCACAAGAAATATGAAGCTGCCGGAGATAAAGCTACAACATATACTAAAAGGATATGGCTTGACCTTGCTGATGCAGTGTCTTTATCAGCAGGTGAGGAAGTAACATTGATGGATTGGGGAAATGCCATAGTGAAGGAAATAGAGAAGGACCAAGATGGAAATATCATAGGGTTGAGTGGTGTTTTGCATCTTGAAGGATCTGTGAAGACCACAAAATTGAAACTCACTTGGCTACCTGAGATAGATGAACTAGTTAGCCTGACATTAGTGGAGTTTGATTATctaattacaaagaaaaag CTTGAAGAAGGGGAGGATTTCATTGATGTGGTTAACCCATGTACCAAAAAGGAGACTTTAGCTTATGGAGACTCCAACATGCGAAATCTTCAGCGTGGAGATTTATTGCAACTGGAGAGAAAGGGATATTTCAGGTGTGATTTACCCTTCATTCGCCCCTCACAACCAATCGTGCTATATGCAATCCCTGATGGCAGGCAACAGACAAGTTTGAAGTAA
- the LOC100817475 gene encoding rhicadhesin receptor produces MANHTMKLVNLLLLVTLAQLLATAISSDPDLLQDLCVADLASGVKVNGFTCKEATKVNASDFFSNTLAKPGATNNTFGSLVTGANVQKVPGLNTLGVSLSRIDYAPGGINPPHTHPRATEIVFVLEGQLDVGFITTSNVLISKTINKGDIFVFPKGLLHFQKNNAKVSASVISAFNSQLPGTQSIATTLFAATPSVPDHVLTQTFQVGTKEVQKIKSRLAPKK; encoded by the exons ATGGCTAACCATACCATGAAGCTGGTCAACTTGCTGCTTCTCGTGACTTTGGCTCAGCTCTTAGCCACCGCTATCTCTTCAGATCCTGACCTTCTTCAAGACCTCTGTGTCGCCGACCTTGCCTCAG GTGTGAAAGTGAATGGATTTACCTGCAAAGAAGCAACCAAGGTAAATGCCTCAGATTTCTTTTCCAACACACTAGCCAAACCAGGAGCCACAAACAACACCTTTGGTTCCTTGGTGACTGGAGCCAACGTTCAGAAAGTCCCAGGACTCAACACACTCGGTGTCTCTCTGTCAAGAATTGACTATGCCCCAGGTGGCATAAACCCCCCTCACACCCACCCACGTGCCACTGAGATTGTGTTTGTCCTTGAAGGCCAACTAGATGTGGGGTTCATAACCACATCCAATGTGCTCATATCAAAGACCATTAACAAGGGTGACATATTTGTGTTCCCAAAAGGCTTGCTTCACTTCCAAAAGAACAATGCTAAGGTTTCTGCTTCTGTGATTTCAGCCTTCAATAGCCAACTTCCAGGGACACAGTCCATTGCTACAACCTTGTTTGCTGCCACTCCATCTGTTCCAGACCATGTCCTGACCCAGACCTTCCAGGTTGGAACCAAGGAGGTTCAGAAAATCAAGTCTAGGCTTgcaccaaaaaagtaa
- the PHYA gene encoding phytochrome A isoform X1: MPWWSLVTLTVVVVSLKKTRGGWVPWLLLLPTPLFFILTLSLIASFPLFPLFRFQVQFGVKMSTSRPSQSSSNSRRSRHSARMAQATVDAKIHATFEESGSSFDYSSSVRVSGTADGVNQPRSDKVTTAYLNHMQRGKMIQPFGCLLAIDEKTCKVIAYSENAPEMLTMVSHAVPSVGDHPALGIGTDIKTLFTAPSVSGLQKALGCADVSLLNPILVHCKTSGKPFYAIVHRVTGSLIVDFEPVKPYEVPMTAAGALQSYKLAAKAITRLQSLPSGNMERLCDTMVQEVFELTGYDRVMAYKFHEDDHGEVIAEITKPGLEPYLGLHYPATDIPQASRFLFRKNKVRMIVDCHAKHVRVLQDEKLQFDLILCGSTLRAPHSCHAQYMANMDSIASLVLAVVVNDNEEDGDTDAVQPQKRERLWGLVVCHNTTPRFVPFPLRYACEFLAQVFAVHVHKEIELEYQIIEKNILRTQALLCMLMRDAPLGIVSESPNIMDLVKCDGAALIYRNKVWRLGVTPSEPQIREIALWLSEYHMDSTGFSTDSLFDAGFPSALSLGDVVCGMASVRVTAKDMVFWFRSHTAAEIRWGGAKHEAGEKDDSRRMHPRSSFKAFLEVVKARSLPWKEYEMDAIHSLQIILRNAFKEDTESLDLNAKAINTRLSDLKIEGINDLKIERMQELEAVTSEIVRLIDTATVPILAVDVDGLVNGWNIKIAELTGLPIGEATGKHLLTLVEDSSTDRVKKMLNLALLGEEEKNVQFEIKTHGSKMDSGPISLVVNACASRDLRDNVVGVCFVAHDITAQKNVMDKFIRIEGDYKAIVQNRNPLIPPIFGTDEFGWCCEWNPAMMKLTGWKREEVMDKMLLGEIFGTQMAACRLKNQEAFVNLGVVLNKAMTGSETEKVPFGFFARNGKYVECLLSVSKKLDVEGLVTGVFCFLQLASPELQQALHIQRLSEQTASKRLNALSYMKRQIRNPLCGIVFSRKMLEGTDLGTEQKQLLRTSAQCQQQLSKILDDSDLDTIIDGYLDLEMAEFTLHEVLVTSLSQVMTKSNGKSIRIVNDVAGHIMMETLYGDSLRLQQVLADFLLISINFTPNGGQVVVAGSLTKEQLGKSVHLVKLELSITHGGSGVPEVLLNQMFGNNGLESEEGISLLISRKLLKLMNGDVRYLREAGKSAFILSAELAAAHNLKA; this comes from the exons ATGCCATGGTGGTCTCTGGTCACACTCACAGTTGTGGTGGTGAGTTTGAAGAAGACTAGAGGGGGTTGGGTTccatggttgttgttgttgcccacacctcttttctttattttaaccCTTAGCCTCATTGCTTCCTTCCCTTTGTTCCCACTCTTTCGCTTTCAAG TGCAGTTTGGAGTGAAAATGTCTACCTCAAGGCCTAGCCAATCATCCAGCAATTCAAGGAGATCAAGACATAGTGCTAGAATGGCTCAGGCAACTGTAGATGCAAAAATCCATGCAACTTTTGAGGAGTCCGGTAGTTCCTTTGATTACTCCAGTTCGGTGCGTGTCTCTGGTACAGCTGATGGAGTCAATCAACCAAGGTCTGACAAAGTTACAACAGCTTACCTCAATCACATGCAGAGAGGCAAGATGATTCAGCCTTTCGGTTGCTTGTTGGCCATTGATGAGAAAACATGTAAGGTCATTGCATACAGTGAGAACGCGCCCGAAATGCTGACCATGGTTAGCCATGCTGTCCCCAGTGTTGGTGACCACCCTGCCCTTGGCATTGGCACTGACATAAAAACTCTATTCACTGCACCAAGTGTTTCTGGATTGCAGAAGGCTCTAGGATGTGCGGACGTTTCGCTTCTTAACCCCATACTTGTCCATTGCAAGACCTCTGGGAAGCCCTTTTATGCAATTGTCCATCGCGTCACTGGTAGTTTGATCGTTGACTTTGAGCCAGTCAAGCCTTATGAAGTTCCCATGACTGCAGCAGGTGCCTTGCAATCTTACAAGCTTGCTGCCAAAGCAATTACCCGATTGCAATCATTGCCTAGTGGGAACATGGAAAGACTATGTGATACTATGGTTCAGGAAGTTTTTGAACTCACAGGTTATGATAGGGTGATGGCTTATAAATTTCATGAGGATGATCATGGAGAGGTGATTGCTGAGATAACAAAGCCCGGTCTTGAGCCATATCTGGGTTTGCACTATCCAGCCACCGACATTCCCCAGGCTTCACGCTTTTTATTTAGGAAGAACAAGGTTCGTATGATAGTTGACTGTCATGCAAAACACGTGAGGGTTCTTCAAGATGAAAAACtccaatttgatttgattttgtgtGGTTCCACCTTAAGAGCTCCTCATAGTTGCCACGCGCAGTACATGGCTAACATGGATTCAATTGCTTCCCTGGTTTTGGCAGTTGTAGTCAATGACAACGAAGAAGATGGGGACACTGATGCTGTTCAGCCACAAAAGAGGGAGAGACTTTGGGGTTTGGTAGTTTGCCATAACACTACTCCCAGGTTTGTTCCCTTTCCTCTAAGGTATGCTTGTGAATTTCTGGCTCAAGTATTTGCCGTCCATGTGCACAAAGAAATAGAGTTAGAATATCAGATTATTGAGAAGAATATCCTGCGCACCCAGGCACTCTTGTGTATGCTGATGCGAGATGCACCCCTAGGAATTGTATCAGAGAGTCCTAATATAATGGATCTAGTTAAATGTGATGGAGCTGCCCTCATATACAGGAACAAAGTATGGAGATTAGGAGTGACACCAAGTGAACCCCAGATAAGAGAGATAGCTTTGTGGTTGTCTGAGTACCATATGGATTCCACAGGCTTTAGTACAGATAGCTTGTTTGATGCAGGGTTCCCATCGGCTCTTTCTCTGGGTGATGTTGTGTGTGGAATGGCATCTGTTAGAGTAACTGCAAAAGACATGGTATTTTGGTTTCGGTCACACACTGCTGCAGAAATCCGATGGGGTGGTGCAAAGCATGAGGCTGGAGAAAAAGATGATAGTAGGAGGATGCATCCAAGATCATCATTCAAGGCTTTCCTTGAAGTTGTGAAGGCAAGGAGTTTACCTTGGAAGGAATATGAAATGGATGCTATTCATTCCTTGCAGATAATACTGAGAAATGCATTCAAAGAAGATACCGAGAGTTTGGATTTAAACGCAAAAGCAATTAATACAAGACTAAGTGATTTGAAGATTGAAGGGATAAACGATTTGAAGATTGAAAGGATGCAGGAACTGGAAGCAGTGACAAGTGAGATCGTTAGGTTGATTGACACAGCAACAGTGCCTATTTTGGCCGTTGATGTTGATGGGCTGGTCAATGGGTGGAACATAAAAATTGCTGAGTTGACGGGTCTTCCAATTGGTGAAGCTACTGGAAAGCATTTACTCACACTTGTTGAGGATTCTTCAACTGATAGAGTCAAGAAGATGCTTAACTTAGCACTGCTAG gtgaagaagagaagaatgtcCAATTTGAGATCAAAACACATGGGTCTAAGATGGATTCTGGTCCTATTAGTTTGGTAGTAAATGCTTGCGCGAGCAGGGATCTTCGAGATAATGTTGTCGGGGTTTGTTTTGTGGCCCATGATATAACTGCTCAGAAGAATGTCATGGACAAATTCATCCGTATTGAAGGTGATTACAAGGCAATTGTACAGAACCGCAATCCATTAATCCCTCCTATATTTGGCACAGATGAATTTGGCTGGTGTTGTGAGTGGAATCCAGCTATGATGAAGTTAACTGGATGGAAGCGAGAGGAGGTGATGGATAAAATGCTTTTGGGAGAGATTTTTGGCACCCAGATGGCTGCTTGTCGCCTAAAGAATCAAGAAGCTTTTGTTAATTTGGGCGTCGTACTTAATAAAGCCATGACTGGTTCAGAAACAGAGAAGgttccttttggtttctttgCTCGGAATGGCAAGTATGTAGAATGCCTGCTTTCTGTGAGTAAGAAATTGGACGTAGAGGGCCTAGTTACTGGGGTCTTCTGCTTCTTACAGCTAGCTAGCCCAGAGCTCCAACAAGCATTACATATTCAGCGTCTATCTGAGCAAACTGCTTCGAAGAGATTGAATGCATTAAGTTACATGAAAAGGCAGATCAGGAATCCTTTGTGTGGAATTGTATTTTCCCGGAAAATGTTGGAGGGTACTGACTTGGGAACAGAACAGAAACAACTTCTGCGCACTAGTGCTCAGTGCCAGCAGCAGCTTAGTAAAATTCTTGATGACTCAGATCTTGACACCATCATAGATGG TTACTTGGATCTTGAGATGGCTGAGTTCACCCTGCATGAAGTTCTGGTTACCTCCcttagtcaagtcatgacaAAAAGTAATGGAAAGAGTATCCGAATAGTCAATGATGTTGCAGGGCATATTATGATGGAAACTTTATATGGTGATAGTCTTAGGCTTCAGCAGGTCTTGGCTGACTTTTTACTTATTTCCATCAATTTCACTCCAAATGGAGGTCAGGTTGTTGTAGCAGGCTCTCTAACCAAAGAACAGTTAGGCAAATCTGTCCATCTTGTTAAGTTAGAGCTCAG CATAACACATGGTGGGAGTGGGGTACCAGAAGTGTTACTGAATCAGATGTTCGGAAACAATGGGCTAGAATCCGAGGAGGGTATTAGCCTACTGATAAGCAGAAAGCTGCTGAAGCTGATGAATGGAGATGTTCGCTATCTAAGGGAAGCAGGCAAATCAGCTTTTATCCTCTCTGCTGAACTTGCTGCAGCCCATAATTTGAAAGCTTAA
- the PHYA gene encoding phytochrome A yields MSTSRPSQSSSNSRRSRHSARMAQATVDAKIHATFEESGSSFDYSSSVRVSGTADGVNQPRSDKVTTAYLNHMQRGKMIQPFGCLLAIDEKTCKVIAYSENAPEMLTMVSHAVPSVGDHPALGIGTDIKTLFTAPSVSGLQKALGCADVSLLNPILVHCKTSGKPFYAIVHRVTGSLIVDFEPVKPYEVPMTAAGALQSYKLAAKAITRLQSLPSGNMERLCDTMVQEVFELTGYDRVMAYKFHEDDHGEVIAEITKPGLEPYLGLHYPATDIPQASRFLFRKNKVRMIVDCHAKHVRVLQDEKLQFDLILCGSTLRAPHSCHAQYMANMDSIASLVLAVVVNDNEEDGDTDAVQPQKRERLWGLVVCHNTTPRFVPFPLRYACEFLAQVFAVHVHKEIELEYQIIEKNILRTQALLCMLMRDAPLGIVSESPNIMDLVKCDGAALIYRNKVWRLGVTPSEPQIREIALWLSEYHMDSTGFSTDSLFDAGFPSALSLGDVVCGMASVRVTAKDMVFWFRSHTAAEIRWGGAKHEAGEKDDSRRMHPRSSFKAFLEVVKARSLPWKEYEMDAIHSLQIILRNAFKEDTESLDLNAKAINTRLSDLKIEGINDLKIERMQELEAVTSEIVRLIDTATVPILAVDVDGLVNGWNIKIAELTGLPIGEATGKHLLTLVEDSSTDRVKKMLNLALLGEEEKNVQFEIKTHGSKMDSGPISLVVNACASRDLRDNVVGVCFVAHDITAQKNVMDKFIRIEGDYKAIVQNRNPLIPPIFGTDEFGWCCEWNPAMMKLTGWKREEVMDKMLLGEIFGTQMAACRLKNQEAFVNLGVVLNKAMTGSETEKVPFGFFARNGKYVECLLSVSKKLDVEGLVTGVFCFLQLASPELQQALHIQRLSEQTASKRLNALSYMKRQIRNPLCGIVFSRKMLEGTDLGTEQKQLLRTSAQCQQQLSKILDDSDLDTIIDGYLDLEMAEFTLHEVLVTSLSQVMTKSNGKSIRIVNDVAGHIMMETLYGDSLRLQQVLADFLLISINFTPNGGQVVVAGSLTKEQLGKSVHLVKLELSITHGGSGVPEVLLNQMFGNNGLESEEGISLLISRKLLKLMNGDVRYLREAGKSAFILSAELAAAHNLKA; encoded by the exons ATGTCTACCTCAAGGCCTAGCCAATCATCCAGCAATTCAAGGAGATCAAGACATAGTGCTAGAATGGCTCAGGCAACTGTAGATGCAAAAATCCATGCAACTTTTGAGGAGTCCGGTAGTTCCTTTGATTACTCCAGTTCGGTGCGTGTCTCTGGTACAGCTGATGGAGTCAATCAACCAAGGTCTGACAAAGTTACAACAGCTTACCTCAATCACATGCAGAGAGGCAAGATGATTCAGCCTTTCGGTTGCTTGTTGGCCATTGATGAGAAAACATGTAAGGTCATTGCATACAGTGAGAACGCGCCCGAAATGCTGACCATGGTTAGCCATGCTGTCCCCAGTGTTGGTGACCACCCTGCCCTTGGCATTGGCACTGACATAAAAACTCTATTCACTGCACCAAGTGTTTCTGGATTGCAGAAGGCTCTAGGATGTGCGGACGTTTCGCTTCTTAACCCCATACTTGTCCATTGCAAGACCTCTGGGAAGCCCTTTTATGCAATTGTCCATCGCGTCACTGGTAGTTTGATCGTTGACTTTGAGCCAGTCAAGCCTTATGAAGTTCCCATGACTGCAGCAGGTGCCTTGCAATCTTACAAGCTTGCTGCCAAAGCAATTACCCGATTGCAATCATTGCCTAGTGGGAACATGGAAAGACTATGTGATACTATGGTTCAGGAAGTTTTTGAACTCACAGGTTATGATAGGGTGATGGCTTATAAATTTCATGAGGATGATCATGGAGAGGTGATTGCTGAGATAACAAAGCCCGGTCTTGAGCCATATCTGGGTTTGCACTATCCAGCCACCGACATTCCCCAGGCTTCACGCTTTTTATTTAGGAAGAACAAGGTTCGTATGATAGTTGACTGTCATGCAAAACACGTGAGGGTTCTTCAAGATGAAAAACtccaatttgatttgattttgtgtGGTTCCACCTTAAGAGCTCCTCATAGTTGCCACGCGCAGTACATGGCTAACATGGATTCAATTGCTTCCCTGGTTTTGGCAGTTGTAGTCAATGACAACGAAGAAGATGGGGACACTGATGCTGTTCAGCCACAAAAGAGGGAGAGACTTTGGGGTTTGGTAGTTTGCCATAACACTACTCCCAGGTTTGTTCCCTTTCCTCTAAGGTATGCTTGTGAATTTCTGGCTCAAGTATTTGCCGTCCATGTGCACAAAGAAATAGAGTTAGAATATCAGATTATTGAGAAGAATATCCTGCGCACCCAGGCACTCTTGTGTATGCTGATGCGAGATGCACCCCTAGGAATTGTATCAGAGAGTCCTAATATAATGGATCTAGTTAAATGTGATGGAGCTGCCCTCATATACAGGAACAAAGTATGGAGATTAGGAGTGACACCAAGTGAACCCCAGATAAGAGAGATAGCTTTGTGGTTGTCTGAGTACCATATGGATTCCACAGGCTTTAGTACAGATAGCTTGTTTGATGCAGGGTTCCCATCGGCTCTTTCTCTGGGTGATGTTGTGTGTGGAATGGCATCTGTTAGAGTAACTGCAAAAGACATGGTATTTTGGTTTCGGTCACACACTGCTGCAGAAATCCGATGGGGTGGTGCAAAGCATGAGGCTGGAGAAAAAGATGATAGTAGGAGGATGCATCCAAGATCATCATTCAAGGCTTTCCTTGAAGTTGTGAAGGCAAGGAGTTTACCTTGGAAGGAATATGAAATGGATGCTATTCATTCCTTGCAGATAATACTGAGAAATGCATTCAAAGAAGATACCGAGAGTTTGGATTTAAACGCAAAAGCAATTAATACAAGACTAAGTGATTTGAAGATTGAAGGGATAAACGATTTGAAGATTGAAAGGATGCAGGAACTGGAAGCAGTGACAAGTGAGATCGTTAGGTTGATTGACACAGCAACAGTGCCTATTTTGGCCGTTGATGTTGATGGGCTGGTCAATGGGTGGAACATAAAAATTGCTGAGTTGACGGGTCTTCCAATTGGTGAAGCTACTGGAAAGCATTTACTCACACTTGTTGAGGATTCTTCAACTGATAGAGTCAAGAAGATGCTTAACTTAGCACTGCTAG gtgaagaagagaagaatgtcCAATTTGAGATCAAAACACATGGGTCTAAGATGGATTCTGGTCCTATTAGTTTGGTAGTAAATGCTTGCGCGAGCAGGGATCTTCGAGATAATGTTGTCGGGGTTTGTTTTGTGGCCCATGATATAACTGCTCAGAAGAATGTCATGGACAAATTCATCCGTATTGAAGGTGATTACAAGGCAATTGTACAGAACCGCAATCCATTAATCCCTCCTATATTTGGCACAGATGAATTTGGCTGGTGTTGTGAGTGGAATCCAGCTATGATGAAGTTAACTGGATGGAAGCGAGAGGAGGTGATGGATAAAATGCTTTTGGGAGAGATTTTTGGCACCCAGATGGCTGCTTGTCGCCTAAAGAATCAAGAAGCTTTTGTTAATTTGGGCGTCGTACTTAATAAAGCCATGACTGGTTCAGAAACAGAGAAGgttccttttggtttctttgCTCGGAATGGCAAGTATGTAGAATGCCTGCTTTCTGTGAGTAAGAAATTGGACGTAGAGGGCCTAGTTACTGGGGTCTTCTGCTTCTTACAGCTAGCTAGCCCAGAGCTCCAACAAGCATTACATATTCAGCGTCTATCTGAGCAAACTGCTTCGAAGAGATTGAATGCATTAAGTTACATGAAAAGGCAGATCAGGAATCCTTTGTGTGGAATTGTATTTTCCCGGAAAATGTTGGAGGGTACTGACTTGGGAACAGAACAGAAACAACTTCTGCGCACTAGTGCTCAGTGCCAGCAGCAGCTTAGTAAAATTCTTGATGACTCAGATCTTGACACCATCATAGATGG TTACTTGGATCTTGAGATGGCTGAGTTCACCCTGCATGAAGTTCTGGTTACCTCCcttagtcaagtcatgacaAAAAGTAATGGAAAGAGTATCCGAATAGTCAATGATGTTGCAGGGCATATTATGATGGAAACTTTATATGGTGATAGTCTTAGGCTTCAGCAGGTCTTGGCTGACTTTTTACTTATTTCCATCAATTTCACTCCAAATGGAGGTCAGGTTGTTGTAGCAGGCTCTCTAACCAAAGAACAGTTAGGCAAATCTGTCCATCTTGTTAAGTTAGAGCTCAG CATAACACATGGTGGGAGTGGGGTACCAGAAGTGTTACTGAATCAGATGTTCGGAAACAATGGGCTAGAATCCGAGGAGGGTATTAGCCTACTGATAAGCAGAAAGCTGCTGAAGCTGATGAATGGAGATGTTCGCTATCTAAGGGAAGCAGGCAAATCAGCTTTTATCCTCTCTGCTGAACTTGCTGCAGCCCATAATTTGAAAGCTTAA